The following is a genomic window from Brachionichthys hirsutus isolate HB-005 chromosome 10, CSIRO-AGI_Bhir_v1, whole genome shotgun sequence.
CTTACCTTATAGCTCATCGTCCGGTGCGAGTCTACGCCGATGGGATCTTTGACCTTTTTCATTCGGGCCATGCGCGAGCTTTGATGCAGGCGAAAAATTTGTTCCCCAACGCACACCTGATTGTAGGAGGTATGCAAATATACATGGAAAACCTGCTGGAATAGTCAGTgtgtaaatgaaaacaaagtggACTGATCTGTCTTAACCATGAGGGAAAAACAACCACAATTTCAAAATCTTGAATCTTGGGCTACATCCTTCAGTTCAGTGACTCTAAAATATTGTTATCCATGACCATGTGacacatcctctctgtttctgtgcCTCCAGTCTGCAGTGATGAACTCACCCACAAGTATAAAGGCTACACGGTAATGACAGAGGACGAGCGATACGATGCCCTGAGGCACTGCCGTTATGTTGACGAGGTGTTGCGTGATGCTCCCTGGACTCTTACCAAAGAGTTCTTGACAATGcataaggtcaaaggtcgcacACAGCTTCTAGCAACATCATACAGTGACTCTCAAGCAGATGATCCATCTGAACACTGTAATGCTACACTCACAGATTGACTTTGTGGCCCACGATGACATCCCTTACACCTCTGCTGGATCAGAAGATGTTTACAAGCATATCAAGGAAGCAGgtgaaaaaatgaaaattcCCCTCACAATGATTTAGAATCACTCAAACTCATCAtttatgttttaacatcagGGATGTTTGTGGCTACTGAGAGGACGGAGGGGATCTCCACATCCGACCTAATCACTCGTATCGTCCGAGACTATGACATCTATGTTCGACGTAACCTGCAAAAAGGCTACTCAGCCCGAGATCTGAATGTTGGATTCATTAATGTCAGTGAATTTAAATTgaatcaatgtaaaaaaaaaaaaaaaaaatatatatatacaccggtaCTGCTAGTTTTGAATCAAGAACGAATCAATTATTTGTCAATTATTTTGCCCTTTTCTGGCAGGAGAAGAAATATCGACTCCAGAACCAGGTGGACAAGATGAAGGAGACGGTCCGTACAGTGGAGGAAAAGTCCAAACACTTTGTGTACAGAGTGGAAGAGAAGAGCCAAGACCTCATTCATAAGTGGGAGGAGAAGTCCAGAGAATTCATTGGCAACTTCTTGGAGCTCTTCGGACCTGATGGAGCCTGGGTATGTTTACTTTTACATTGATCTGTGACGGCAATTCTTCATTTAGAAGAATGTCATGTAATGAATTGAGACAATCAATGCAGAATTAATCAAAATACCTGGTCAAAATGTCTTCCATAAACTTGTATAAAACATCAAATTTTAATGTTTACAGTTTCCTGAGGATGAACCAAACTAGATGTAAATTTAGTTTCATTTTAGGTGGTGTTGTACGTTTGACAGTGTGAGTTACCCTTGTTTCTGGTCTTCATGCTAAATCAAGCTAACAAACTGCTCACACTTGAACTAGAAAACAACACGATTCGGTCTCAGGATGCTGGTGGGCTTACCGTTTA
Proteins encoded in this region:
- the LOC137900559 gene encoding choline-phosphate cytidylyltransferase B-like: MAGKRRGRSSNVQQQRAAQRQRGGSRRAMREPAAFTKSTGCESEVLYEKLTIDQARRGTPAHRPVRVYADGIFDLFHSGHARALMQAKNLFPNAHLIVGVCSDELTHKYKGYTVMTEDERYDALRHCRYVDEVLRDAPWTLTKEFLTMHKIDFVAHDDIPYTSAGSEDVYKHIKEAGMFVATERTEGISTSDLITRIVRDYDIYVRRNLQKGYSARDLNVGFINEKKYRLQNQVDKMKETVRTVEEKSKHFVYRVEEKSQDLIHKWEEKSREFIGNFLELFGPDGAWHAIQERSGRMLQALSPYSSPRGSPSSSPTRRGSFSSDCSPTSTTSVSPSCSSVSPPSSPTSPRKGKRSSLE